In Patescibacteria group bacterium, the following are encoded in one genomic region:
- the def gene encoding peptide deformylase, whose amino-acid sequence MYTKNMVKKILTYNSKKLREKSQPVKRLDKATMRLVKDLVETLRCSGGVGLSAPQIGILKRVLVYEYKKPKDSTDKTPELPLTILINPEIIKTSTKMEMGEEGCLSFPNLFGQVERYKKITVKALGINNKEIKFEAKDLEARIIQHETDHLNGILFVDRLANPKQIYTYQI is encoded by the coding sequence ATGTATACTAAAAATATGGTGAAGAAGATACTCACATACAACAGCAAGAAGCTGCGGGAAAAATCCCAGCCGGTGAAAAGGTTAGATAAGGCCACTATGCGATTGGTTAAAGATTTAGTGGAAACCCTGCGTTGTAGCGGCGGGGTGGGATTATCGGCTCCGCAAATTGGCATCCTAAAAAGAGTGCTGGTTTATGAATACAAAAAACCGAAAGATTCCACTGACAAAACTCCCGAATTGCCGCTGACAATTTTAATCAATCCGGAAATTATTAAAACTTCTACCAAAATGGAAATGGGCGAAGAAGGTTGTTTGTCCTTCCCTAACTTGTTCGGGCAAGTCGAGCGCTACAAAAAAATTACCGTGAAAGCTCTGGGTATTAATAATAAAGAAATTAAATTTGAAGCGAAAGATTTAGAAGCCCGCATTATTCAGCACGAAACCGACCACCTGAACGGTATTCTGTTTGTTGATCGGTTAGCCAATCCCAAACAAATCTACACTTACCAAATTTAG
- the fmt gene encoding methionyl-tRNA formyltransferase, giving the protein MKTSTRKYRVIFMGTPEFAKTILQTLLDLPQLDIVAVITQPDKPIGRHKTVQPSPVKQLALANRLTVWTPEKLKHNSEILEKIKALDPDVIIVAAYGKILPQEILDIPAHGIVNIHGSLLPKYRGASPIAAAILNGDTITGVTLMKIDATMDTGPIIAVSEPVPIKDTSTQLALSHVLAKVGADLLQQNLIPYLEGEIAPISQDDSQATYTSLIKKEDGLINWQEPAFIIERKTRAYTPQPTTYTFYHGKRLKIAFSKVVPTDQPRPVGQAWLTSDKHLAVSTSQASLQLEVVCLEGKNLTSDQEFLRGHPDIIGTILG; this is encoded by the coding sequence ATGAAAACTTCTACTAGAAAATACCGGGTAATTTTTATGGGGACGCCCGAGTTTGCCAAGACAATCTTGCAGACTTTACTTGATCTGCCCCAACTCGATATTGTTGCGGTTATCACTCAACCCGATAAACCCATTGGGCGCCACAAAACAGTTCAACCCAGTCCAGTTAAACAATTGGCCTTAGCCAATAGGCTGACAGTGTGGACACCCGAAAAACTGAAACACAATTCTGAGATTCTAGAAAAAATTAAAGCACTTGATCCGGATGTGATCATAGTGGCTGCTTATGGCAAAATTCTGCCACAGGAAATTTTGGATATTCCTGCTCATGGCATCGTCAACATACATGGTTCTTTGTTACCAAAATACCGCGGCGCCTCCCCTATTGCTGCCGCCATTTTGAATGGTGATACTATTACGGGAGTAACCCTAATGAAGATAGATGCCACTATGGATACTGGTCCAATTATAGCCGTCAGCGAACCTGTCCCCATAAAAGATACGTCCACCCAATTAGCTCTTAGCCATGTCCTAGCAAAGGTCGGCGCGGATCTATTGCAACAAAATCTCATCCCTTACTTAGAAGGTGAGATCGCGCCCATATCTCAGGATGACTCCCAGGCGACCTACACTTCTCTCATCAAAAAAGAGGATGGGTTAATCAATTGGCAAGAACCTGCTTTTATTATTGAACGTAAGACTCGAGCCTACACTCCCCAACCCACTACCTATACTTTCTATCACGGCAAACGGTTAAAAATTGCTTTCAGCAAAGTGGTGCCTACCGACCAACCCCGACCAGTTGGCCAAGCCTGGCTGACTTCAGATAAACATCTGGCAGTTTCTACATCACAAGCTAGCCTTCAGCTAGAAGTTGTCTGTTTAGAAGGCAAAAATTTAACCAGCGATCAGGAATTTTTGCGTGGCCACCCAGACATAATTGGAACCATTCTAGGATAA
- a CDS encoding M15 family metallopeptidase, translating into MITIRECGEPLVDLKKTCPGVVIRLGKKRLRREKTAYLRKTVANMLHKAQGYLPQGVNFTIGDAWRPQYIQEEIFDEFIARFSKTHPKWSKQRVLQEVNKYVADSKGKWASGHMTGGAVDLRLIKNGRKVPMKSSKLNYQENALSHQSKLPAYLRRNRQVMFAALTKAGLSNYPKEYWHWSYGDIQWARRLGKKTAIYGAINNPKIIT; encoded by the coding sequence ATGATCACAATTAGGGAATGCGGAGAACCATTAGTCGATCTAAAGAAAACTTGCCCAGGAGTTGTTATTCGTTTAGGTAAAAAACGCCTGCGGCGTGAAAAGACTGCCTATTTGCGCAAAACCGTGGCCAATATGTTACATAAAGCTCAAGGTTATTTGCCCCAGGGGGTAAATTTTACAATTGGGGATGCCTGGCGGCCGCAATATATCCAAGAAGAAATTTTTGATGAATTTATTGCACGCTTTAGTAAAACTCATCCCAAATGGTCGAAACAAAGAGTATTGCAAGAAGTAAATAAATATGTGGCTGACTCAAAGGGGAAGTGGGCATCTGGCCATATGACGGGCGGAGCCGTAGATTTACGCTTAATAAAAAATGGCCGCAAAGTGCCAATGAAGAGTTCTAAATTAAACTATCAAGAAAACGCTCTGTCCCATCAATCTAAATTACCGGCTTATTTAAGGCGCAATCGGCAGGTAATGTTTGCTGCATTAACTAAAGCGGGTCTATCTAATTACCCCAAAGAATATTGGCACTGGTCGTATGGCGATATTCAATGGGCCAGGCGTTTGGGTAAGAAAACAGCTATTTATGGGGCAATTAATAACCCCAAAATCATTACCTAG